A region of Anopheles merus strain MAF chromosome 2R, AmerM5.1, whole genome shotgun sequence DNA encodes the following proteins:
- the LOC121600180 gene encoding peptidyl-prolyl cis-trans isomerase G, translated as MTIDSDAGGAAAEPPPPQQEKIRCFFDVSLGGLPAGRIVFELFPAVAPKTCENFRALCTGEKGIGQKTGKPLHYKGIIFHRVVKDFMIQSGDFSNGNGTGGESIYGGTFDDEEFTLKHDRAFLLSMANRGKNTNGSQFFITTQPAPHLDNVHVVFGHVVSGQDLVRQLEQLPVDRNSRPLQDAMVSNCGELVRQVKAKKEKKSKKQVVASSDDDSSDTSRKRKKDKKKKRGKDTSPRGKRSADVNASIEEGEVEDEMHPMATVTKIDPDEIPEVSNKYLMRSDSNTAKPAGDGEEDDGRRRDNRPREQKGFGWSKKRVPLSRSGRTIKGRGHFRYRTPSRSRSRSRSQTPIHWRAAQKRTIKMTDLEKLEEEKRQRETEIKRREAERKKRHEDLAKGVSKKSFFELNQEQSATREKSASESPEPAGANRPTADAASAKEQERPGRAKSNGSIDMNALDYEHNPAEGSDSEPEEPTHKKSDTLAKALGVEPKKKSADQPSKPDDRRKPNDDRRRDRSRSRSRDRYRGRGDDYRGRSPPAYYRGGGVGGAGGNRGRPPYGGFGGGGGPPFNRYNYQQPPNRRYGGGGNNFGGSYYSRPRGRFGVPGGDRYERGDYRSRRSRSHDDGPPRRSRRDRSESRSRSRSPEQSRRRRRDSTGSGSSVERSRRDRSGSPAKRRSASRPAVDVKPHVRAAKPANGKELDKFRDKSPGSVATAIVVAAVEAAKMPTVTIKKEPLSEEEKARLQKEKMLKRAETLLLLKSHMEKEIEEQQRKAREKQQQQQQKQQQQQEARKQKEEQDARTLDAVMDLAQLKQLKKETIQKLNAQEAAQRILQTVVTNVASGSGGSAGQKKKSKPSSKRRSSSSSSSSSSSSDSTSRKEKSRKKRKDKKRKARRHSSSSSSS; from the exons ATGACGATCGATTCCGATGCCGGCGGTGCTGCGGCggaaccaccgccaccgcagCAGGAGAAAATCCGATGTTTCTTCGACGTTAGTCTCGGTGGCCTACCGGCGGGCCGTATCGTGTTCGAGCTGTTCCCTGCGGTCGCTCCGAAAACGTGCGAAAACTTCCGCGCACTGTGTACGGGTGAGAAGGGCATTGGGCAGAAGACGGGCAAACCGCTCCACTACAAG GGCATCATTTTCCATCGCGTGGTAAAAGATTTTATGATCCAGTCCGGGGACTTTTCCAACGGCAACGGAACGGGCGGCGAGTCGATTTACGGTGGAACTTTTGATG ACGAAGAATTCACCCTGAAACACGACCGAGCGTTTTTGCTCTCTATGGCCAATCGTGGAAAAAACACGAACGGTTCCCAATTCTTCAT TACAACGCAACCTGCCCCTCATCTTGATAA TGTGCACGTTGTATTCGGTCATGTTGTGTCCGGTCAGGATTTAGTGCGACAGCTCGAACAGCTACCGGTCGATCGCAACTCTCGCCCACTGCAAGATGCAATGGTTTCCAACTGTGGTGAGCTTGTGCGGCAAGTGAAAG cgaaaaaggaaaagaaaagcaagaaGCAAGTGGTCGCATCTAGTGACGATGATTCCAGCGATACCAGCAGGAAGCGCAAAAaggacaaaaagaagaaacggGGAAAGGACACGTCCCCACGCGGAAAGCGTTCGGC CGATGTCAATGCATCGATCGAAGAAGGCGAGGTGGAAGATGAGATGCACCCGATGGCAACGGTGACCAAAATCGATCCGGATGAGATACCGGAAGTGTCCAACAAGTATCTGATGCGGAGCGATAGCAACACTGCCAAGCCGGCCGGCGATGGCGAGGAGGACGACGGTCGCAGGCGCGACAATCGGCCAAGGGAACAGAAAGGCTTCGGTTGGTCGAAGAAGCGCGTGCCATTGTCCCGCAGCGGGCGTACCATCAAGGGTCGCGGACACTTT CGCTACCGTACACCGTCACGCTCGCGCAGCCGATCCCGCAGCCAGACACCGATTCATTGGCGCGCGGCTCAGAAACGTACTATCAAGATGACGGATTTGGAGAAGCTGGAAGAGGAGAAACGGCAGCGCGAAACCGAGATCAAGCGCCGGGAAGCGGAGCGTAAGAAGCGCCACGAAGACCTCGCCAAAGGAGTGTCGAAGAAGTCGTTCTTCGAGCTCAATCAGGAGCAGTCGGCGACGCGTGAAAAGTCGGCGAGTGAGTCGCCCGAACCGGCAGGCGCGAATCGTCCGACCGCGGACGCTGCTTCGGCCAAAGAGCAGGAGCGTCCGGGCCGTGCCAAATCCAACGGTTCGATCGACATGAACGCGCTGGACTACGAGCACAACCCGGCGGAAGGGTCGGACAGCGAGCCGGAGGAACCGACGCACAAGAAGAGTGACACGCTGGCCAAGGCGCTCGGCGTGGAGCCGAAAAAGAAGTCGGCAGACCAGCCGAGCAAGCCGGACGATCGCCGCAAGCCAAACGACGATCGTAGGCGCGATCGGTCGCGGAGCCGGTCGCGCGATCGCTACCGGGGCCGGGGTGACGATTATCGCGGTCGTTCGCCACCCGCCTACTATCGCGGCGGAGGAGTAGGAGGTGCAGGAGGAAATCGTGGCAGACCACCGTACGGTGGTTTCGGGGGCGGTGGTGGCCCTCCTTTCAATCGGTACAACTATCAGCAGCCACCGAACCGGCGGTACGGCGGTGGTGGTAATAACTTTGGAGGATCGTACTACTCGCGACCACGCGGCCGGTTCGGTGTGCCCGGTGGTGATCGCTATGAGCGTGGTGATTATCGATCTCGCCGATCCCGCAGCCACGACGATGGGCCTCCGCGGCGCTCGCGCCGTGATCGGTCGGAAAGCCGGTCGCGCTCCCGGTCGCCGGAGCAGAGCAGACGTCGGCGCAGAGATAGCACCGGTTCGGGCAGTTCCGTGGAGCGCTCCCGGCGCGATCGGTCCGGCTCGCCTGCCAAACGCCGCTCGGCTTCCCGGCCGGCGGTCGACGTAAAGCCGCACGTGCGTGCGGCCAAACCGGCCAACGGAAAGGAGCTGGACAAGTTCCGCGACAAGAGTCCGGGCTCGGTCGCAACCGCCATCGTGGTGGCCGCCGTGGAAGCGGCCAAGATGCCCACCGTAACGATCAAGAAGGAGCCACTGTCGGAAGAGGAGAAGGCACGGCTGCAAAAGGAAAAGATGCTGAAGCGTGCCgaaacgctgctgctgctgaagagCCACATGGAGAAGGAGATCGAGGAGCAGCAGCGGAAGGCGcgcgaaaaacaacaacagcagcagcagaagcagcagcagcagcaggaggcgCGAAAGCAGAAGGAAGAACAGGACGCCCGTACGCTCGACGCCGTGATGGATCTGGCGCAGCTGAAGCAGCTGAAGAAGGAAACGATTCAGAAGCTGAACGCACAGGAAGCGGCCCAACGCATCCTGCAAACGGTGGTGACGAACGTCGCCTCCGGGTCGGGGGGCAGCGCGGGCCAGAAGAAAAAGTCCAAACCCAGCAGCAAGCGGCgcagctcgtccagcagctcgtcgtcgtcgtcctcgtcggaCAGCACCTCCCGGAAGGAGAAATCGCGCAAGAAGCGCAAGGACAAGAAGCGCAAAGCTCGTCGCCATTCGTCTAGCAGCAGCTCTTCTTAG